A genome region from Desulfovibrio sp. JC010 includes the following:
- a CDS encoding electron transport complex protein RnfA, which translates to MKEYFLLFISAIFVNNIVLAQYLGNCPFIGTSKKISVAIGMGSAVVFVATMAASITWAVQEYLLDPLGLQYLQTLTFILVIASLVQFVEMFLKKAVPPLYKSLGIFLPLITTNCAVMGIAIICQREEFTFIKTVAFSFASGMGFMLALIVLSAIRERIEVSRTPNSMKGTPIALVMAGLMSLAFFAFKGMI; encoded by the coding sequence ATGAAAGAATACTTCCTGCTCTTCATCTCGGCCATATTCGTCAACAACATTGTGCTGGCCCAATATCTCGGCAACTGTCCGTTCATCGGCACTTCCAAAAAAATTTCCGTGGCCATCGGCATGGGCAGCGCGGTGGTTTTCGTTGCCACCATGGCCGCCTCAATCACATGGGCTGTGCAGGAATACCTGCTTGATCCGCTGGGCTTGCAATATCTGCAGACCCTCACATTCATCCTCGTCATTGCCTCGCTGGTCCAGTTTGTGGAGATGTTCCTCAAAAAGGCCGTGCCGCCGCTCTATAAAAGTCTGGGCATCTTCCTGCCGCTGATTACCACCAACTGCGCGGTCATGGGTATCGCCATCATCTGCCAGCGGGAGGAATTCACCTTCATCAAAACCGTGGCCTTTTCCTTCGCTTCCGGCATGGGATTCATGCTGGCCCTGATCGTTCTCTCAGCCATACGTGAACGCATCGAAGTGTCGCGGACGCCTAATTCAATGAAAGGAACACCCATCGCGCTGGTCATGGCGGGTTTAATGTCACTGGCATTTTTTGCATTTAAGGGGATGATTTAA
- a CDS encoding FAD-dependent oxidoreductase — MILNSLLVLMGLGFTAATILAVASRILHVKEDPRIAQVEDVLPGVNCGGCGYAGCNGAANAVVDGKSGANVCVIGGIETAKAVGAVMGLEVLDMEPELAFRDCTGGERAEELFNYEGANNCRAQALLYNGAKTCPEGCLGLGTCVAVCPFDAIHMGPEGLPVVDPLACRACRKCVEACPRGVLSIVSMTAKLLHMEETNDCLAPCQQKCPANINIPRYIEAANNGDYAGAVNIIRERNPLLLVCGRVCPRPCETICRRTHVDEPVGINMIKRFVADWEMKNNLRLPIPCAKDTGRKVAVIGGGPSGLSCACYLRRLGHSPTIIEAMPELGGQLRYGIPEYRLPKKDLAWEIQSILDLGVEVRTEQKLGPDFTINDLEEEGFEAFFMGIGAWASGTLHIDGEDAQEVIAGTEFLTAVGLGQIPQIGQKVIVVGGGNTAIDASRTCVRLGCDVTLLYRRTRTEMPANTEEIEAAADEGIKFVFLAAPTKVILDDQGCATHLECIKMELGDPDESGRRRPEPIEGSEIRYPVDTVISAIGQKPQLSCFYTDGEEQCSIGFTRWRTIEASPNTLQTSIPKVFAGGDAVSGPDLVISAVGAGRRAARSIHYLLTTGDIPLADNLLREPIPYTLFKDVDGCKKKGRTEMPHNCTGKDRTTTFKEVEGCLSEEELRYETSRCLRCGLTCYDRDVPLENVFTTRVGEKVK, encoded by the coding sequence ATGATCCTAAATTCGCTTCTCGTATTAATGGGATTAGGATTCACGGCTGCGACCATACTCGCTGTGGCATCCAGAATCCTGCACGTAAAGGAAGACCCGCGTATTGCGCAGGTTGAAGACGTGCTGCCCGGCGTAAACTGCGGCGGCTGCGGCTATGCCGGATGTAACGGCGCGGCCAATGCGGTGGTAGATGGCAAATCAGGGGCCAATGTCTGTGTTATCGGCGGCATTGAAACCGCCAAGGCTGTAGGTGCGGTCATGGGGCTGGAAGTACTGGACATGGAACCGGAACTGGCCTTCCGGGACTGTACCGGAGGCGAACGGGCCGAAGAACTTTTCAATTATGAAGGAGCCAACAACTGCCGCGCTCAGGCCCTGCTCTACAACGGAGCCAAAACCTGCCCTGAAGGCTGCCTCGGCCTTGGAACCTGTGTTGCTGTCTGTCCCTTTGATGCTATCCACATGGGACCGGAAGGTTTGCCCGTGGTGGACCCGCTGGCCTGCCGGGCCTGCCGTAAATGTGTGGAAGCCTGCCCGCGCGGGGTGCTTTCCATTGTTTCCATGACTGCCAAATTGCTGCACATGGAAGAAACCAACGACTGCCTTGCTCCCTGTCAGCAGAAATGCCCGGCCAATATTAACATTCCCCGCTACATCGAAGCCGCCAACAACGGCGATTACGCCGGGGCGGTAAACATCATCCGTGAACGCAACCCGCTTTTGCTGGTCTGCGGCCGGGTCTGCCCGCGTCCCTGCGAAACAATCTGCCGCCGCACCCATGTGGATGAACCGGTGGGCATCAACATGATCAAACGTTTTGTGGCCGACTGGGAAATGAAAAACAACCTGCGACTGCCCATCCCCTGCGCCAAAGACACAGGACGCAAAGTGGCAGTCATCGGCGGAGGTCCGTCCGGTCTTTCCTGCGCCTGCTACCTGCGCCGTCTCGGCCACAGCCCGACTATCATTGAAGCCATGCCCGAACTTGGCGGACAACTGCGTTACGGAATTCCTGAATACAGACTTCCCAAAAAAGATCTTGCCTGGGAAATACAAAGCATACTTGATCTTGGCGTGGAAGTTCGCACCGAACAGAAGCTCGGACCGGATTTCACCATAAATGACCTTGAAGAAGAAGGTTTCGAAGCATTTTTTATGGGTATCGGGGCTTGGGCCAGCGGCACTTTGCACATTGACGGAGAAGACGCACAGGAAGTTATTGCGGGTACGGAATTCCTCACAGCAGTCGGACTGGGGCAAATTCCGCAAATCGGACAGAAAGTCATTGTTGTCGGCGGAGGCAACACTGCCATCGATGCCTCCCGTACCTGCGTTCGACTCGGCTGTGACGTTACTTTGCTCTATCGCCGAACCCGCACTGAAATGCCTGCCAACACCGAAGAAATTGAAGCTGCAGCTGATGAAGGCATCAAATTTGTATTTCTGGCTGCCCCCACCAAAGTCATTCTTGATGATCAGGGCTGTGCCACCCATCTGGAATGCATAAAAATGGAGCTCGGCGATCCGGATGAATCAGGTCGCCGCCGCCCTGAACCGATAGAAGGTTCAGAAATCCGCTACCCTGTGGATACAGTCATTTCCGCCATCGGACAGAAGCCCCAGCTTTCCTGCTTCTATACCGATGGCGAAGAGCAATGCAGCATCGGTTTCACCCGCTGGCGTACAATTGAGGCCAGCCCGAACACATTGCAGACCTCCATCCCCAAAGTATTTGCCGGGGGCGATGCAGTATCCGGTCCTGATCTTGTCATCTCTGCTGTGGGAGCAGGACGACGCGCAGCGCGCTCAATCCATTACCTGCTGACCACAGGCGATATCCCGCTGGCAGACAATCTACTGCGTGAACCTATCCCTTACACCCTGTTCAAAGATGTGGACGGCTGTAAAAAGAAAGGGCGCACTGAAATGCCCCATAACTGCACCGGAAAAGACCGCACAACCACCTTCAAAGAAGTGGAAGGTTGCCTCAGTGAAGAAGAGCTTCGTTATGAAACTTCACGCTGCCTGCGTTGCGGACTGACCTGCTATGACCGGGATGTTCCGCTGGAAAACGTGTTCACTACACGGGTAGGGGAAAAAGTGAAATAG
- a CDS encoding glycosyltransferase: MFKIPFIKGSMPRILLISQDYFIIPELLRAMQKCRVDFCTVEFAQNTEFLKNLFDQIAAFRPHFILSINHSGLDGDGQVLALLGRCGVPFASWFVDRPEMFMQNDVAPDALLSVFCWDPQSIPFFKAKGIREAHYLPLATDPTIFRPQPPAATPKHAVSFVGSSWANKIADLLRAARFPAPLLREYRKLGKIYATTPDVARKHLCEEMNAETRQIHAELPVHSQNMFYRLIQLEGTRQQRIQSVSELLDFSPVIVGDSYWKQVLTGKNKKFSWWSRLDYEQELPAFYRDSAVNFNSPSLQSSAAMNQRVFDVPACGSFLLTRYCPELEELFEPEKEVACYQGLGEIKERVSEWLENSEGRKETARAGLKRVLAEHTYEHRLAAIIRKMKIYF; the protein is encoded by the coding sequence ATGTTCAAGATTCCATTCATCAAAGGAAGCATGCCGCGCATATTGCTGATCAGTCAGGATTATTTCATCATTCCGGAACTGCTGCGGGCCATGCAGAAATGCAGGGTTGATTTCTGCACCGTAGAGTTCGCACAGAATACCGAATTCCTGAAAAATTTATTTGATCAAATTGCAGCATTCAGACCCCATTTCATCCTCAGCATCAACCACAGCGGCCTTGACGGGGACGGACAGGTGCTGGCCCTGCTGGGGCGTTGCGGAGTCCCTTTCGCCAGCTGGTTTGTGGACCGTCCAGAAATGTTCATGCAAAATGATGTTGCCCCGGATGCACTGCTTTCCGTCTTCTGCTGGGATCCACAATCAATTCCTTTTTTCAAGGCCAAAGGAATTCGTGAAGCGCATTACCTGCCTCTCGCTACCGACCCTACAATCTTTCGCCCCCAGCCCCCGGCCGCAACTCCAAAACATGCGGTTTCCTTTGTTGGCTCATCATGGGCAAATAAAATAGCGGACCTGCTCCGGGCAGCGCGATTCCCGGCCCCCCTGCTGCGGGAATACCGTAAACTTGGGAAAATATACGCAACAACACCGGACGTAGCTAGAAAGCATCTCTGCGAAGAAATGAATGCTGAAACACGTCAAATCCATGCCGAACTCCCCGTCCACAGCCAAAATATGTTCTACCGTTTGATTCAGCTGGAAGGAACAAGACAACAAAGAATCCAATCGGTTTCAGAGCTTCTGGATTTCAGCCCGGTCATTGTCGGCGATTCATATTGGAAGCAGGTATTAACAGGTAAAAACAAAAAATTTTCATGGTGGAGTCGATTGGACTATGAGCAGGAACTACCGGCTTTCTACCGCGACTCAGCCGTTAATTTCAATTCCCCCAGCCTGCAATCCTCTGCAGCCATGAACCAGCGAGTTTTCGATGTCCCCGCCTGCGGTTCTTTTCTCCTGACCCGATACTGCCCGGAACTGGAAGAACTTTTCGAGCCGGAGAAAGAAGTCGCCTGTTATCAGGGACTCGGAGAAATAAAAGAAAGAGTTTCTGAATGGCTGGAGAATAGTGAAGGACGAAAAGAAACAGCCCGCGCGGGATTAAAGAGAGTTCTGGCGGAGCATACCTATGAGCACAGACTGGCTGCGATAATCCGGAAAATGAAAATCTACTTTTAA
- a CDS encoding zinc ribbon domain-containing protein translates to MPIYEFKCPKCNKEFDELVMPGKDAKADCPECGQKDCEKLLSMGNVRPNGIPKGMGGYKEPCKGCNGCG, encoded by the coding sequence ATGCCCATTTACGAATTTAAATGCCCCAAATGCAATAAAGAATTTGATGAACTGGTTATGCCCGGAAAAGACGCTAAAGCGGATTGCCCAGAATGCGGCCAGAAAGATTGCGAAAAACTGCTATCCATGGGCAATGTACGCCCCAACGGCATCCCCAAAGGAATGGGCGGTTACAAAGAGCCGTGCAAAGGCTGCAACGGCTGCGGTTAA
- a CDS encoding MBL fold metallo-hydrolase, which translates to MQVRLVHIFHNCFVLEAGDTSYVFDIPAERFRSKKVLAALQEAVAGRNVVVFFSHSHTDHFAPDYREVCSAANSLQAVISDDIEEMHPDLDFGNALIVEPDEKYELNGLSIETLMSNDLGVAFLFRTVEGLKVYNGGDLACWDWETASQPELDFTRSFFREAVARVKGYGPHVVFSNVDRRLESLAGGPQLAQAVNPQVFVPTHVFGRAQWLKVIHETLGIVEENCFTYRRTGDSENYDILI; encoded by the coding sequence ATGCAGGTCCGTTTAGTCCATATTTTTCACAATTGCTTTGTGCTTGAAGCCGGAGATACCAGCTATGTTTTTGATATCCCGGCAGAACGGTTCAGGAGCAAAAAGGTGCTGGCCGCCTTACAGGAAGCTGTCGCAGGTCGCAATGTTGTTGTCTTCTTTTCGCACAGCCATACAGATCATTTCGCACCTGATTACCGGGAGGTCTGTTCCGCTGCGAATTCTTTGCAGGCAGTAATTTCGGATGATATTGAGGAAATGCATCCCGATCTTGATTTCGGGAATGCGCTTATTGTGGAGCCGGATGAGAAGTACGAACTTAACGGCCTTTCAATCGAAACCCTGATGTCCAATGATCTTGGTGTCGCTTTTCTTTTCCGTACAGTAGAAGGCTTGAAAGTCTATAACGGCGGTGATCTGGCCTGCTGGGACTGGGAAACGGCTTCACAACCGGAATTGGATTTTACCCGTTCATTTTTCCGGGAAGCTGTGGCAAGGGTGAAGGGTTACGGTCCGCATGTCGTATTTTCAAATGTGGACAGGAGGCTGGAAAGTCTGGCTGGGGGGCCGCAACTGGCGCAGGCCGTCAACCCGCAGGTATTCGTTCCGACCCATGTTTTCGGGCGCGCCCAATGGCTGAAAGTAATTCACGAAACACTGGGGATTGTCGAGGAAAATTGTTTTACCTACCGCCGCACTGGTGATTCAGAGAATTATGATATTTTGATCTAA
- a CDS encoding murein transglycosylase A, which yields MLSGTPEAPVKVQTKGYYKVDSVQVAGLINRLQNQSGADFSWLDLQKGIERNIKYLSRRPENSVAAKYGRMQITWGMLKRTNEEMLELLPRLASSPELLNEKFVWHSMVPRTLLTGYYEPYLEASLTPHPDYPYPLYSIPSDLKTLDLGKFHHRWKGQQLIYRQDGEDVLPYHDREDIDFEGALQGRGFEIAWVKDLVDVFILQIQGSGRLVLPDGNVKHVLYAGKNGLKYVSLGKVLIQRGLLPKEGMSMQKIKAFLAANPQLVEELLTTNPSYVFFRLDDEGPFGSMGAPLTPMASVAVDSKVLPLGSLALLTTRLPQQGKKQKAPFARMVMAQDRGGAIKGTRVDLFCGSGPDAEYLAGHLTSWSHIYLPISRALLEEMEDAKTEQ from the coding sequence TTGCTGAGCGGGACACCCGAGGCTCCGGTCAAGGTCCAGACCAAGGGTTATTATAAAGTCGACAGTGTTCAGGTTGCAGGGCTTATCAATCGTTTACAGAATCAATCCGGTGCTGATTTTTCATGGCTTGATCTGCAAAAGGGAATTGAACGCAACATTAAATATCTTTCCCGCAGACCTGAGAACAGCGTGGCTGCCAAGTACGGACGTATGCAGATAACATGGGGAATGCTCAAGCGAACCAATGAGGAAATGCTTGAACTGCTGCCCCGGCTTGCGTCTTCACCGGAACTGCTGAATGAAAAATTCGTCTGGCATTCCATGGTTCCGCGTACCTTGCTGACCGGGTACTATGAGCCGTACCTTGAAGCATCGCTTACCCCGCATCCGGATTACCCTTATCCGCTGTACAGTATTCCGTCCGATCTCAAGACCCTTGATCTCGGTAAATTCCATCATCGCTGGAAAGGGCAGCAGTTGATTTACCGTCAGGATGGAGAAGACGTCCTTCCCTATCATGACCGTGAAGATATTGATTTTGAAGGGGCGTTGCAGGGCAGGGGATTTGAGATTGCATGGGTTAAGGATCTGGTGGATGTGTTCATCCTGCAGATTCAGGGGTCCGGACGTCTTGTCCTGCCTGATGGTAATGTCAAACACGTCCTTTATGCCGGGAAAAACGGGCTGAAGTATGTTTCTCTTGGTAAAGTGCTCATTCAGCGCGGTCTGCTGCCCAAAGAGGGCATGAGCATGCAGAAGATCAAGGCTTTTCTGGCCGCCAATCCGCAGCTGGTGGAAGAGTTGCTGACCACCAACCCCAGCTATGTTTTTTTCAGGCTGGATGATGAAGGGCCGTTCGGTTCCATGGGGGCACCGCTGACTCCCATGGCCAGTGTTGCGGTAGACAGCAAGGTTCTGCCCCTCGGTTCTCTTGCTCTTTTGACCACCCGCCTTCCGCAGCAGGGTAAGAAGCAAAAGGCTCCTTTTGCCAGAATGGTTATGGCACAGGACCGCGGCGGAGCTATCAAGGGCACCAGAGTGGACCTGTTTTGCGGTTCCGGGCCTGATGCTGAGTATCTGGCCGGGCATCTTACCTCATGGTCCCACATTTATCTCCCCATCAGCCGTGCTTTGCTGGAAGAAATGGAAGACGCGAAAACTGAACAATAG